From the Micromonospora echinospora genome, the window ACCTCATCAACGCCGCGCACGGCAAGGGCATCAAGATCTTCCAGGACGTGGTCTACAACCACAGCTCCCGCTGGGGCGCGAAGGGCCTGTTCACCCCGACCGTCTACGGCGTGCGCGACGAGCAGTGGAAGTGGATGTACAGCAAGCAGGAGCCCGGCCGGTCGTACGACCCGATGGTCGAGCACGCCGGGAACGACCCGGAGCTGACCCCGGCCCAGAACGCGCTCGCCAAGGGGCAGCCGTACAACGGCGACCTCTGGTCGACCGCCGCGCCGGCCGGCAACCAGTGCCTGCGCTGGGGCACGCCGAACGGCCGCAGCCCGGAGGGCTACACGCTCTACGACTGCCAGTGGCCATCGCCGACGAACAAGCTCTTCCCCGCCGACCTCTACCACCAGTGCTGGATCGGCAACTGGGAGGGCGAGGACTCCCGTAGCTGCTGGCTGCACGAGGACCTCGCCGACTTCAACACCGAGAACCCGAGGGTCCAGCAGTACCTGATCGACGTGTACAACAAGTACATCGACATGGGGGTGGACGGTTTCCGGGTCGACACCGCCGTGCACATTCCCCGGGTCACCTGGAACCGTCGCTTCCTGCCGGCCCTCCAGGCGCACGCGGTGGCGAAGCACGGCGCCAAGGGCAAGGACTTCTACGTCTTCGGCGAGGTCGCCGCGTTCGTCAACGACAAGTGGAACCGGGGCTCGGTGAACCACTCCGCGCAGTTCTTCACCTGGAAGGAACGCAAGGAGTACAGCCCGGACGACGTCCGCGCCGCGATCGAACAGTACGACTACGAGCAACTGCTCGGCACCGGCAACCAGCCGACCAGTGACAACGCGTTCCTGCGCGGCAACAGCTACCACGCTCCCGACCACTCGAAGTTCTCCGGCATGAACGTCATCGACATGCGGATGCACATGAACTTCTCCGACGCGTCCAACGCGTTCCACAACGGAAAGGACTCCGACGACAGTTACAACGACGCCACGTACAACGTGGTCTACGTCGACAGCCACGACTACGGGCCGAACAAGTCGAACACCCGGTACACCGGCGGCACCGACGCGTGGGCGGAGAACATGAGCCTGATGTGGACGTTCCGGGGGATCCCGACGCTCTACTACGGCTCGGAGATCGAGTTCCAGAAGGGCGCGCGGATCGACTGCGGCCCCACCTGCCCGCTCGCCACCACCGGACGGGCCTACTACGGCGGCCACCTGGAGGGCAGCGTCACCGCCACCGACTTCGGGGTCGTCGGCGCCGCCAGCGGCCCGGTGGCCACCACGCTGGACAAGCCACTGGTCAAGCACGTGCAGCGGCTCAACCAGATCCGGCGGGCGGTGCCGGCCCTGCAGAAGGGGCAGTACTCCACCGAGGGCGTCACCGGCAACATGGCCTTCAAGCGCCGGTACACCGCCGACGGGGTGGACAGCTTCGCCCTGGTCACCGTCTCCTCCGGCGCGACCTTCACTGGCATCCCGAACGGCCGGTACACCGACGTGGTCACCGGTGACGTGAAGACCGTCACCGGCGGCACGCTGACCGCCAGCGTCAGCGGTGCCGGCAACCTGCGGGTCTACGTGCTCGACCTGCCGGGCAACCCGGCGCCGGGCAGGATCGGCGTCACCGGCCCGTACCTGCGCTGACGGCGCACCCCGGCTGGGTCGGTAGGAGGGGTCCCCTGCACCGCAGAAAGCGGTAACAGGGGACCCCTCCTACCATCCGGACGCGGTCTCCGCGCCGACGCCGAGCACTCCTGCCGCACGTCTCAGCACTCCCCCAGCTCGCCCCGGTACGCCCCGCGCAGCCGGGGCGCGGCCTCGGGGGCGACGCAGAGGTGCCATGCCTGTCCCTCGTCGACGACGTTGACCTCGCCGGCGTCCTGGCGGCCGAGCAGCACGTTGGCCAGCGCCTCGGCGGCACCGAACCGGCGGAACCAGTGCATCTCCACGTCGACGGCCCAGCCGAGGCAGTGCGAGCTGGGCAGCATGGCCGCGTAGCCGAGCTGGCGCAGCCGGTACTGGTGCTCCAGGCTGCGGGTCAGGCTGGTGACCCAGAGCGGGGGCGTTCCGGCCGGCGCGGCGAGAGCGAATTCGGCGGCGATCTGGTTGAGCAGCGACACCGGTTCGGGGCGGGCGTAGAGGATCCTCAGTCCGGCGGTCCGCGGCACCTGGTGCGGGACGATCCGCCGTTGCGCGACGCGGACGGCCCGGCCGAGGAGGGTGCCGGGCTGCCTCCGGTAGCGGAACCGCAGCAGCCCCCGGCGGCGCAGTCGGTCCAGGTCGACCAGGTTCGTGTCCCGCTGGATCTGGTCGTCGGTGAGGTAGGTGGACGTCGTCGCCCACCACATCACGTCGATCCGGGAGAGCAGGTAGATCCGGACCAGGGCGGTGAGGTCGGCGGCGGAGCTGCGGGCGTTGGGCCGGTAGCGGGCCATCTCCAGCAGCAGGGTCTCCCGGGCACCGATCACCCCCTGCGGGGTGGCCCGGAGGACGTCGGCCAGCGCCGGCTCGCCGAGCCGGTCGGTGAGCAGGGACTGCCGGGCGGCGGCGGAGTGCTCGTCGGCCAACGCCCGGATCTCCACCAGCAGTTCGGTCACGGCGGCGCGGTAGGCGTCCAGGTCGGGGCGGGCCGCCGTGCTCCGGGCCGCCCGGATCGGTCCGCCGGCCGTCGCGGACGAGCCGGGCCGCCCCGGACGTCGGCTGGGCACTCGCATGGCACGGTCCTCTCTCCCGGTGTACGGCAGGATGAGCCTGGAGACGACGGTATCCACCTCTACCGCCACGAGTACGAGGATTGCTCTTATCTGGCACCAAAGCTCCCCATTCGGGGGAAAGTAGGCGCGGGTTCCCGCCGGGGCCGGTGTCCACCGACGCCGGCGCGCCGCGCCACCGCGCCCGGAAGCCGGACGCGCACGAGCACCGCCGATCTGGTGTGGACCGGCGAGGGAGATCTTTACAACGTTGTATCCAACGTTGTAGAAAGACACGACACCGCAGCGACGACGGTCGACACCACCGACGACCCAAGGCAGGTCTGATGGGACA encodes:
- a CDS encoding DUF5715 family protein yields the protein MRVPSRRPGRPGSSATAGGPIRAARSTAARPDLDAYRAAVTELLVEIRALADEHSAAARQSLLTDRLGEPALADVLRATPQGVIGARETLLLEMARYRPNARSSAADLTALVRIYLLSRIDVMWWATTSTYLTDDQIQRDTNLVDLDRLRRRGLLRFRYRRQPGTLLGRAVRVAQRRIVPHQVPRTAGLRILYARPEPVSLLNQIAAEFALAAPAGTPPLWVTSLTRSLEHQYRLRQLGYAAMLPSSHCLGWAVDVEMHWFRRFGAAEALANVLLGRQDAGEVNVVDEGQAWHLCVAPEAAPRLRGAYRGELGEC
- a CDS encoding carbohydrate binding domain-containing protein, encoding MSSIRTRRRWAALAVTVGLAAGLSPLTGASAAQTVTVYYQPPAAWGSTVNVHYAPTGGTWTAVPGVPMEAACTGWRKRTIDLGAATGAQVVFTNTTGTWDNNNGANYRIGTGTVTVSGGTVGTGDPCTGGETPVQGSAEVWYHTGSRGWTSANIHYQVTGGSWTAVPGVPMQTVCDGWARKVVDLDGATGLRAAFNDGTGRWDNNNGADYRVGAGVTTVRAGVVTPNATAPCTAPTPDTTPPSTPTGLTATADGVRITLAWTASTDDRGVTGYRITRTGGPQGTVTLTTSGTGLVDGNLTAGTRYEYTVRAHDAAGNASPASTPAAATTGTAPPDPPGGTPLGGDPREDTIYFVMTARFADGDSANNRGGSQHVKSGNAANDDPMFRGDFQGLIDKLDYIKGLGFSAIWITPVVLNRSDYDFHGYHGWDFHRVDPRLESPGASYQDLINAAHGKGIKIFQDVVYNHSSRWGAKGLFTPTVYGVRDEQWKWMYSKQEPGRSYDPMVEHAGNDPELTPAQNALAKGQPYNGDLWSTAAPAGNQCLRWGTPNGRSPEGYTLYDCQWPSPTNKLFPADLYHQCWIGNWEGEDSRSCWLHEDLADFNTENPRVQQYLIDVYNKYIDMGVDGFRVDTAVHIPRVTWNRRFLPALQAHAVAKHGAKGKDFYVFGEVAAFVNDKWNRGSVNHSAQFFTWKERKEYSPDDVRAAIEQYDYEQLLGTGNQPTSDNAFLRGNSYHAPDHSKFSGMNVIDMRMHMNFSDASNAFHNGKDSDDSYNDATYNVVYVDSHDYGPNKSNTRYTGGTDAWAENMSLMWTFRGIPTLYYGSEIEFQKGARIDCGPTCPLATTGRAYYGGHLEGSVTATDFGVVGAASGPVATTLDKPLVKHVQRLNQIRRAVPALQKGQYSTEGVTGNMAFKRRYTADGVDSFALVTVSSGATFTGIPNGRYTDVVTGDVKTVTGGTLTASVSGAGNLRVYVLDLPGNPAPGRIGVTGPYLR